Proteins encoded together in one Candidatus Lariskella endosymbiont of Epinotia ramella window:
- the cydB gene encoding cytochrome d ubiquinol oxidase subunit II: protein MFDFSHIIDLQLIWAIIIAIAIFLYVLLDGFDLGIGILFPFAPSDQCRDKMMNSIAPFWDGNETWLVLGGGGLFAAFPLAYSILMPAFYMPIILMLLGLIMRGVAFEFRFKAGKNSRRLWDYVFHFGSLGAAFCQGTILGGFIQGVQVNGRNFAGGPFDWATAFSIMTGIAVIFGYALLGSTWLIMKTEDITQKWSHRVASYVLCFVGIFMILVSIVVPFINERIKNFWFSIPNLYYLSVIPFFTAVLFLLLFCDLRKAQYERRPFFCSIGIFLMGYLGLGLSIFPWLIPYHYTIWDAAAYGPSLSLMLCGVVPLLPLILGYTSYCYYVFREKSSHEAMY, encoded by the coding sequence ATGTTTGATTTTTCTCATATAATAGATCTACAGCTCATTTGGGCAATCATAATAGCAATTGCTATATTTCTGTATGTGCTTTTAGACGGCTTTGATCTAGGCATTGGAATACTTTTTCCGTTTGCACCTTCTGATCAATGCCGCGATAAAATGATGAACTCTATTGCACCATTCTGGGATGGAAATGAAACGTGGTTAGTGCTTGGAGGTGGTGGGCTTTTTGCTGCTTTTCCGCTAGCTTACTCAATATTAATGCCTGCGTTTTATATGCCGATTATATTGATGTTACTGGGGCTTATTATGCGTGGTGTAGCATTTGAGTTTCGTTTTAAAGCAGGGAAAAATTCTCGCAGACTATGGGATTATGTATTCCACTTTGGTTCACTTGGAGCTGCTTTCTGTCAAGGAACTATTCTTGGTGGGTTCATCCAAGGTGTGCAAGTCAATGGACGCAACTTTGCAGGTGGACCATTTGACTGGGCTACGGCTTTTTCTATCATGACTGGAATAGCAGTTATATTTGGTTACGCACTTTTAGGCTCTACTTGGCTGATCATGAAGACTGAAGATATAACTCAAAAATGGTCTCATCGCGTGGCATCTTATGTTCTTTGTTTTGTTGGAATTTTTATGATATTAGTAAGCATTGTTGTGCCATTTATAAACGAGCGAATCAAGAATTTTTGGTTCAGTATACCAAACTTATATTATCTTTCAGTTATTCCGTTCTTTACAGCTGTCTTGTTTCTTTTACTCTTTTGCGATTTGCGTAAAGCTCAATATGAACGCCGCCCGTTTTTTTGCAGTATTGGTATATTTCTCATGGGATACTTGGGATTAGGTCTGAGTATATTTCCATGGTTGATTCCATATCATTACACAATTTGGGACGCCGCAGCTTATGGACCAAGCTTATCTCTGATGTTATGCGGAGTTGTACCGTTACTACCACTTATTTTAGGCTATACAAGTTATTGCTATTATGTTTTTCGTGAAAAAAGCAGCCATGAGGCGATGTATTAA
- a CDS encoding IS5 family transposase (programmed frameshift) has translation MKFENIKDEYAEEFRRLTGIKRGTFEVILSILKEAEAILKSQGGKPNKLALEDRLLMTLEYLREYRTYFHISRSYGISESACYRNIRWIEDTLIKDKRFSLPGRKALLKSDSEYELVLIDATETPIERPKKKQKHFYSGKKRRHTLKTQLIVDKRKKEIICTNFSNGKRHDFRLFKESGVHIHPEIKVLTDTGYQGIDKLHYNSELPKKKTKKRPLSRKDKKKNRQLSSERVLNENVIGMIKRFKIIADRYRNRRKRFGLRFNLLAGIYNFEL, from the exons ATGAAGTTTGAAAACATCAAAGATGAATACGCAGAAGAGTTTCGCAGGCTTACTGGCATTAAACGAGGAACGTTTGAAGTTATACTAAGTATATTAAAAGAAGCTGAAGCTATTTTAAAGTCTCAAGGTGGAAAACCCAATAAATTGGCTTTAGAAGATCGATTACTCATGACGCTTGAGTACTTGCGTGAATACAGGACATATTTTCATATTTCCCGCAGTTATGGAATAAGTGAAAGTGCCTGTTATCGTAATATACGTTGGATTGAAGATACTCTAATTAAAGATAAACGATTTTCACTACCTGGACGTAAAGCATTACTAAAAAGCGATTCTGAATACGAACTTGTGTTAATTGATGCTACTGAAACACCGATAGAACGACCTA AAAAAAAACAGAAGCACTTTTATTCGGGAAAAAAGAGGCGACATACTCTAAAAACTCAGCTTATTGTGGATAAAAGGAAAAAAGAAATCATTTGCACTAATTTTTCTAATGGCAAGCGTCATGATTTCAGGTTATTTAAAGAATCCGGAGTTCACATCCACCCTGAGATTAAAGTTCTTACAGATACTGGTTATCAAGGCATTGATAAGTTGCATTATAATTCAGAGTTACCAAAGAAAAAGACAAAAAAGCGACCACTAAGCAGGAAAGATAAAAAGAAAAATCGTCAATTGTCTAGTGAACGTGTTTTAAATGAAAACGTCATAGGCATGATCAAACGATTTAAAATTATCGCTGATCGTTATAGGAACAGAAGAAAACGATTCGGTTTAAGGTTTAATTTACTTGCTGGTATCTATAACTTTGAGCTTTAA
- a CDS encoding cytochrome ubiquinol oxidase subunit I: MEFDPILLARIQFAFTISFHIIFPAISIGLASFLAVVEWRWLATKDQRFLDIYRLFVKIFAVTFGMGVVSGVVMSYEFGTNWSVFSDRVANVLGPLLSFEVLTAFFLEASFLGIMLFGWGRVSHRMHFFATCIVATGTLISAFWILSANSWMQTPQGFTITTDGRLIPTNWIEIIFNPSFPYRFIHMTIAAYLATSFFVGGIAAFYLLKKRDMSQARIMLAMAVIMVVIVSPIQLFVGHMHGENTMHYQPAKVAAMEGNWNHKENAPLFLFGWPNQEKETTEYGITIPGGASWILTGDVNGKIPALKDIPKENRPPVVWVFWSFRVMVGIGMLMIGIGIVSTLQSFRGKLFQSKWLHIWWILMIPSGFIAILAGWFVTEIGRQPWTAYGIIRTAQSVSPAILGAQVAWSLAAFIVMYTLIFSAGIYYIVKLIRNGIPVTESGEQYYKHGIEASVIESIATKGGPHV; the protein is encoded by the coding sequence ATGGAATTTGATCCTATCTTACTTGCCCGCATCCAATTTGCGTTTACTATAAGTTTTCACATCATCTTTCCCGCAATCAGCATAGGACTCGCTAGTTTTCTTGCGGTTGTGGAGTGGCGCTGGCTTGCCACCAAAGATCAAAGATTTCTGGATATTTATAGGTTATTTGTCAAAATTTTCGCTGTGACATTTGGCATGGGTGTTGTATCTGGTGTTGTAATGTCTTATGAATTTGGGACTAACTGGTCAGTGTTTTCTGATCGTGTAGCAAATGTTTTAGGTCCTTTATTGAGTTTTGAAGTATTGACCGCCTTCTTTTTAGAAGCATCATTTCTTGGCATTATGCTTTTTGGGTGGGGACGCGTCAGTCATAGGATGCACTTTTTCGCCACATGTATTGTGGCAACTGGCACTTTAATTTCTGCTTTTTGGATTTTATCTGCTAATAGTTGGATGCAAACCCCACAAGGTTTTACAATAACAACAGATGGTAGGTTAATTCCTACTAATTGGATTGAGATTATTTTTAACCCATCCTTTCCTTATCGCTTCATACATATGACAATAGCCGCATATTTAGCGACTTCTTTCTTTGTCGGCGGTATTGCTGCATTTTATCTTTTAAAAAAACGCGATATGTCACAAGCACGTATTATGCTGGCAATGGCTGTGATTATGGTTGTTATAGTATCTCCTATACAATTATTTGTTGGTCATATGCATGGTGAAAACACTATGCACTATCAACCAGCAAAAGTTGCAGCAATGGAAGGTAATTGGAATCATAAAGAAAATGCACCGCTTTTTCTATTTGGGTGGCCAAATCAGGAAAAAGAGACTACAGAGTATGGCATTACTATTCCAGGTGGTGCCAGCTGGATTTTAACTGGTGATGTAAATGGCAAAATTCCAGCATTGAAAGATATACCAAAAGAAAATAGACCGCCAGTAGTATGGGTTTTTTGGAGCTTTCGTGTAATGGTCGGCATTGGCATGTTAATGATTGGAATAGGTATTGTAAGCACTCTGCAGTCTTTTCGAGGCAAATTATTTCAAAGCAAATGGCTGCATATATGGTGGATATTAATGATACCTAGTGGTTTTATTGCGATTTTAGCTGGATGGTTTGTCACAGAAATTGGCAGGCAACCCTGGACTGCATATGGTATCATACGAACAGCACAATCAGTTTCTCCAGCTATTCTTGGAGCGCAGGTTGCATGGTCATTGGCTGCATTTATTGTGATGTATACGCTGATATTTAGTGCAGGCATATATTATATCGTTAAATTAATAAGAAATGGTATTCCTGTTACTGAAAGCGGCGAACAATATTATAAACATGGAATTGAAGCTTCTGTGATTGAATCGATTGCCACGAAGGGAGGGCCGCATGTTTGA
- the def gene encoding peptide deformylase: MRDNIVDRSQVLMNIILEPDPRLHCKSEDVEIVDDALRSFMDDMLFTMKENNGIGLAAVQVGVLKKVIVVDITRSDDSVPVDGMPMFLVNAKVIKCSNDKSSFHEGCLSLPDIYADVQRPSDIVVEYLDYYGDKHVLELQHGLLSVCIQHEIDHTNGIIFTDHISKIKRDMLVKKMLKARKKSNRPLA; the protein is encoded by the coding sequence ATGCGAGATAATATTGTAGATAGAAGTCAAGTATTGATGAATATAATCCTTGAACCAGATCCACGGTTACATTGCAAATCTGAGGATGTAGAAATTGTTGATGATGCCTTACGTAGTTTCATGGATGATATGTTGTTTACCATGAAGGAAAATAATGGTATAGGCCTTGCAGCAGTTCAGGTAGGAGTGCTTAAGAAAGTTATAGTAGTGGATATCACAAGGTCAGATGATTCTGTTCCAGTAGATGGAATGCCAATGTTTTTAGTTAATGCGAAGGTTATCAAATGTTCTAATGATAAGTCATCATTTCATGAGGGTTGTTTGTCATTGCCGGATATATATGCAGATGTCCAAAGACCTTCTGATATAGTAGTGGAGTATCTTGATTATTATGGTGATAAACATGTTCTTGAACTACAGCATGGTTTACTATCAGTTTGCATTCAACATGAAATTGATCATACAAATGGTATAATATTTACAGATCATATATCAAAAATAAAGCGCGATATGCTAGTAAAAAAAATGCTGAAAGCGAGGAAAAAATCTAATAGACCTCTTGCATAA